In Paenibacillus sp. FSL R7-0345, a single window of DNA contains:
- a CDS encoding ABC transporter permease subunit, with amino-acid sequence MLLPALLFFLINSYFPMVGVYYAFTQFDFNSGLFDAPFVGFKNFEFLWKSGTLVKLTLNTIGYNLAFILLGNVLAIVCAILLSELRVKWFKKLTQSIMFLPYFVSFVILSVIVYNVFNYDSGFLNTLLARFGAGPVDVYNKPLVWIFLIILFYLWKNLGYSMVIYLAAITGISDEYYEAAKIDGAHIFQRIWYITVPMLKSTFVVLLLFSLGSIMKGQFDLFYQLIGNNGVLYNTTDILDTYVFRSLKVTFDIGMATAAGLYQSLFGFILIMTVNYIIRKINDDYALF; translated from the coding sequence ATGCTGCTCCCGGCACTGCTGTTTTTCCTGATCAATTCGTATTTTCCGATGGTAGGCGTCTATTACGCATTCACCCAGTTTGACTTCAATTCGGGACTGTTTGATGCACCGTTCGTCGGGTTCAAGAACTTCGAGTTCTTATGGAAATCCGGCACGCTGGTGAAGCTTACCCTGAATACAATCGGCTACAATCTCGCTTTTATCCTGCTCGGCAACGTCCTGGCAATTGTCTGTGCAATCCTGCTCAGCGAGCTGCGCGTCAAATGGTTCAAAAAGCTGACCCAGTCGATCATGTTCCTTCCATACTTCGTATCCTTCGTTATTCTGAGTGTTATCGTGTACAACGTATTCAATTATGATAGCGGTTTCCTGAATACGCTGCTGGCCAGATTCGGTGCGGGTCCGGTCGATGTGTACAATAAGCCGCTGGTGTGGATTTTTCTGATCATTCTATTTTATCTATGGAAAAATCTCGGCTACAGCATGGTTATCTACCTCGCAGCTATTACGGGGATCAGCGACGAATATTATGAGGCGGCCAAAATCGACGGTGCGCACATTTTCCAGCGGATCTGGTATATCACAGTGCCGATGCTGAAATCGACCTTTGTGGTGCTGCTGCTGTTCTCGCTCGGCAGTATTATGAAGGGTCAGTTTGACCTCTTTTACCAGCTGATTGGAAACAACGGGGTGCTCTACAATACAACGGATATCTTGGACACGTATGTATTCCGTTCGCTTAAGGTGACGTTTGATATCGGGATGGCGACGGCGGCGGGGCTCTACCAATCCCTGTTCGGCTTCATTCTGATCATGACGGTCAATTACATTATCCGCAAAATAAACGATGACTACGCGCTGTTCTAG
- a CDS encoding carbohydrate ABC transporter permease, whose product MHIKDDHYTRLLQGLAYAVIIIGSLACLIPFLLIISASLTANESIIKDGYHLIPAQFSVEGYKTVFTFPDEVLRAYGVTLFTTVTGTLTGLFFMTMAGYVLARKDFKYRNTFSFYIYFTTLFGGGLVPWYIMITKYLHLTDSYGALIFPGLMTPFLIILMKNFIRSAVPEELFESAKIDGAGDFRIYWRIVLQLSMPGIATVGLFLALAYWNDWFSSSLFINDPHKYQLQFHLYNVINSAAFIANMGAGTGVSLGSDLPTESTKMAMAIVVTGPILFLYPFIQRYFVKGLTIGAVKG is encoded by the coding sequence ATGCATATCAAAGACGATCATTATACAAGGCTTCTGCAAGGGCTGGCGTACGCGGTCATTATTATCGGCTCCCTGGCCTGCCTGATTCCGTTCCTGCTGATTATATCCGCCTCCCTGACGGCCAATGAGTCGATCATTAAGGACGGCTATCATCTGATTCCGGCGCAGTTTTCGGTCGAGGGCTACAAAACGGTGTTCACCTTCCCGGATGAGGTGCTGCGGGCTTACGGGGTTACGCTGTTTACGACGGTGACGGGAACGCTGACAGGACTGTTTTTTATGACGATGGCCGGGTATGTGCTGGCCCGCAAGGATTTTAAATACCGTAATACGTTCTCCTTCTATATCTACTTCACGACGCTGTTCGGCGGGGGGCTGGTGCCCTGGTACATCATGATTACCAAATACCTGCATCTGACGGATTCGTATGGGGCGCTGATTTTTCCGGGGCTGATGACTCCGTTCCTGATTATCCTGATGAAAAACTTTATCCGTTCGGCGGTTCCCGAGGAGCTGTTCGAATCTGCCAAAATCGACGGGGCCGGCGATTTCCGGATCTACTGGCGTATTGTGCTCCAGCTGTCGATGCCCGGCATTGCCACGGTGGGCCTGTTCCTCGCGCTGGCGTATTGGAATGATTGGTTCTCCTCCTCACTGTTCATCAATGATCCGCATAAATATCAGCTGCAGTTCCATCTGTACAATGTGATCAACTCTGCGGCATTTATCGCCAACATGGGCGCGGGCACCGGAGTCAGCCTGGGCAGTGACCTGCCGACGGAATCCACCAAGATGGCCATGGCCATTGTGGTCACCGGACCGATCCTGTTCCTGTACCCGTTCATCCAGCGGTATTTCGTAAAAGGCTTGACGATCGGGGCTGTAAAAGGTTAG